A region from the Bradyrhizobium erythrophlei genome encodes:
- a CDS encoding OpgC domain-containing protein, whose amino-acid sequence MDIRAIVAAHGRDTRIDLFRGIANWFIFLDHIPDNVVNWITVRNYGFSGAADLFIFISGYAAAIVYAKMTVERGFIVGASRIFKRVWQLYAAYVVLFVIYLVTITDVATRYATPELIYEFNIAGVVDHPVRMLIYGLLLEARPLNLDILQLYIVLMAFFPPVLWLMLRKPDLALAGSAALYFAARAFDWNLRSLPDGSWYFNPYCWQLLFVLGAWFAFGGLEKCRSLLKSSMLFYLAIAYLLFALVMTMAGRFPELGDLMPANLFFAFNPNDRVNLAPYRVLHLLAAIFVVTRFMPKDWPGLEWRIFRPLIVCGQQSLTVFCLGVFLSFAGHFALLLSWGSLLAQILVSVSGVAIMTLAAYYISWSKRQDDPSEVRRRMASIDAHF is encoded by the coding sequence ATGGATATCAGGGCTATTGTCGCAGCGCATGGGCGCGATACCAGGATCGACCTGTTTCGCGGAATCGCGAACTGGTTCATCTTTCTGGACCACATTCCGGACAATGTCGTGAACTGGATCACGGTCAGGAATTACGGGTTCAGCGGGGCCGCCGACCTGTTCATCTTCATTTCGGGTTATGCGGCAGCGATCGTCTACGCCAAAATGACGGTAGAACGCGGCTTCATTGTCGGTGCAAGCCGGATCTTCAAGCGGGTGTGGCAGCTCTACGCCGCCTACGTGGTATTGTTCGTGATCTACCTCGTGACGATCACGGATGTCGCGACACGCTATGCCACTCCGGAACTGATCTACGAATTCAATATTGCCGGCGTGGTCGACCATCCGGTGCGAATGTTAATCTACGGGCTGCTGCTGGAAGCAAGGCCGCTCAATCTGGACATTCTGCAGCTCTACATCGTGCTGATGGCGTTTTTCCCACCGGTGCTCTGGCTGATGTTGCGCAAGCCGGATCTCGCGCTGGCGGGGTCGGCCGCGCTCTATTTCGCCGCCCGTGCGTTCGACTGGAACCTGCGGTCGCTTCCCGACGGCAGCTGGTATTTCAACCCGTATTGCTGGCAGCTGCTGTTCGTGCTCGGCGCCTGGTTCGCGTTCGGCGGATTGGAAAAATGCCGTTCGCTTCTGAAGTCGTCGATGCTGTTCTATCTCGCGATCGCCTATCTTCTGTTTGCTCTCGTCATGACGATGGCAGGACGTTTTCCGGAACTCGGAGACCTGATGCCGGCAAACCTGTTCTTTGCCTTCAATCCGAACGACAGGGTCAATCTTGCACCGTATCGCGTTCTGCACCTCCTCGCCGCCATCTTCGTCGTGACACGCTTCATGCCGAAGGACTGGCCCGGACTGGAGTGGCGCATCTTCAGACCGCTGATCGTATGCGGCCAGCAATCGCTGACGGTATTTTGCCTCGGAGTCTTTCTCTCCTTTGCCGGTCATTTCGCGCTGCTGCTGAGCTGGGGTTCCCTGCTGGCCCAGATCCTCGTCAGCGTCAGCGGCGTCGCCATCATGACGCTTGCCGCCTACTACATCTCATGGTCCAAGCGGCAGGACGATCCATCGGAAGTCCGCCGCCGCATGGCATCCATCGACGCCCATTTCTGA
- a CDS encoding adenylate/guanylate cyclase domain-containing protein produces MARFSQERLTKLIRGIGVRQIRLACGLVLFAYLVSHFLNHALGNISMDALADGVYYHTVLWQFLPVAITFYTAALLHAGLGIWALYQRRQFRWRAIEPLQLVLGLSIPALIIAHIAGVRLGQTLFGHEKFYPQVLYAQWVAWPYRILQMYAVLLIAWIHGCIGLYFWLRMRNFYQRAAPFLLAAAVLIPTLAMLGIYQGGRSVIADSESAEWRAENLGPQQVGTAAEQKVLDSIVDDFLIGYLGLLGLVLAARGVRAIAERRGGMINLSYGNGRTVRVPRGLSVLEASLRHNVPHASVCGGRARCSTCRIRVIGDCSTLPKPSPREAFVLDRVGASDPSIRLACQLRPEADLSFFQLFMPHAMSANAHASHPHRIGQERYLVSMFVDMRGSTKLAEKQLPFDTVFIVNRFLGAVSQAVIECGGQPNQFVGDGQLALFGLTASPQVACRQALRAAAMISVNVDELNQFLSHDLREPLRFGIGIHGGEVIIGDIGYRDHMVFTALGDAVNVAARLQDMTKSIGCEAIASEEVRITAGLADDALPQQEVTIRGRSEPMIVHVIGDAKTLSALVNDVQIAASAVAV; encoded by the coding sequence ATGGCTCGATTTTCCCAGGAACGGCTGACAAAACTCATCCGCGGCATCGGTGTCCGGCAGATTCGTCTCGCCTGCGGGCTGGTATTGTTCGCCTATCTGGTCAGCCATTTCCTCAACCACGCGCTCGGCAACATCTCCATGGATGCCCTGGCCGACGGCGTCTATTACCACACCGTGTTATGGCAATTTCTGCCCGTCGCGATCACGTTTTACACCGCTGCGCTGCTGCACGCCGGTCTCGGCATCTGGGCACTGTACCAGCGCCGGCAATTCCGCTGGAGGGCGATCGAGCCGCTGCAGCTCGTGCTGGGCCTGAGCATTCCCGCACTGATCATCGCCCACATCGCCGGCGTGCGGCTCGGCCAAACGCTGTTCGGGCATGAAAAGTTCTATCCGCAGGTGCTCTATGCCCAATGGGTGGCGTGGCCCTACCGGATCCTGCAGATGTACGCGGTGCTGCTGATCGCCTGGATCCACGGCTGCATCGGGCTGTATTTCTGGCTGCGGATGCGAAATTTCTATCAACGCGCGGCGCCGTTCCTGCTCGCGGCCGCGGTCCTGATTCCGACGCTGGCGATGCTCGGCATCTATCAGGGCGGCCGGAGCGTCATCGCCGACAGCGAGAGCGCCGAATGGCGAGCGGAAAATCTGGGTCCGCAGCAGGTCGGCACTGCCGCCGAGCAGAAGGTGCTCGACAGCATCGTGGATGATTTCCTGATCGGCTATCTGGGGCTGCTCGGATTGGTGCTCGCGGCACGCGGCGTCCGCGCGATCGCCGAACGCCGCGGCGGCATGATCAACCTGTCCTATGGCAATGGCCGCACGGTTCGGGTGCCCAGGGGCCTCAGCGTGCTCGAGGCGAGCCTGCGCCACAACGTTCCGCACGCCAGCGTCTGCGGCGGCCGCGCCCGCTGCTCGACCTGCCGGATTCGCGTGATCGGCGACTGCAGCACGCTGCCGAAGCCCTCGCCGCGCGAAGCCTTCGTGCTCGACCGCGTCGGCGCGTCCGACCCATCGATCCGCCTCGCCTGCCAGCTGCGCCCCGAGGCCGACCTCTCCTTCTTCCAGCTGTTCATGCCGCACGCGATGTCGGCCAACGCGCACGCCTCGCATCCGCATCGCATCGGCCAGGAGCGCTATCTGGTCAGCATGTTCGTTGACATGCGCGGTTCGACCAAGCTTGCCGAAAAGCAGCTTCCCTTCGACACCGTGTTCATCGTCAATCGCTTCCTCGGCGCGGTATCGCAGGCCGTGATCGAATGCGGCGGCCAGCCCAACCAGTTCGTCGGCGACGGACAATTGGCGCTGTTCGGGCTTACGGCCAGCCCGCAAGTAGCCTGCCGCCAGGCGCTGCGGGCCGCGGCGATGATATCCGTCAATGTCGACGAGTTGAATCAATTCCTGAGCCATGATTTGCGCGAACCGCTCCGCTTCGGCATCGGCATTCACGGCGGCGAAGTGATCATCGGCGACATCGGCTACCGCGACCATATGGTGTTCACCGCGCTCGGCGATGCCGTCAATGTCGCGGCACGACTGCAGGACATGACCAAGAGCATCGGCTGCGAAGCCATTGCCTCGGAAGAAGTTCGCATCACCGCAGGCCTCGCCGACGACGCGCTGCCGCAGCAGGAAGTCACGATACGCGGACGCAGCGAGCCGATGATTGTCCATGTGATCGGCGATGCGAAGACGCTGTCCGCGCTGGTTAACGATGTGCAAATCGCCGCTTCCGCCGTCGCTGTGTGA
- a CDS encoding glycosyltransferase family 39 protein gives MTVLRIVYASVIDLRTDEAYYWTWSKESVLSFLDHPPMIAWFIRFGTAIFGDTNLGVRFAGILAMLATQLLLADIVRRVTHDFRAIALVVLMPEAALYYGLLMAKVSPDVALIPFAVAMLWALVRLAESGDGRWWLAAGVFAGLSLLSKFTAMLWLPAVAAFMLVPSWRRRWLSSPYPWAAALIAVAVFSPVLIWNAGHDWASFRFQFVRAFAAHELSLRTVGDFIGLQFGLVGIILMPVVLSGASMMAWRGYRRDDAVAILLSTAVLLPFLYFLWKSLTLRVGDTWPMFMWPAGFAAAAINIALLPRQGYPAWLVRSAIPWARAAIVSGIIFVVAVFLYYVVTPWNFLGKVDPIGGEAGYEQVADRAQAELQKTGATWIATTDYRTYAMLRWFFNGRVPVIQINERGRFMGFGDPGMNLIRGHAGLYVGRVPDDRSPLWEDIPAHREPLERVDRNWRGIVMDSYALEKLTGWTPELSPPPDSPLYRWRVLAGEVHLPWRVAALANSDVMSLSFEGSPRVSE, from the coding sequence ATGACGGTGCTGCGGATCGTCTACGCCAGCGTCATCGACCTGCGCACCGATGAGGCCTATTACTGGACCTGGTCGAAGGAGAGCGTGCTTTCCTTCCTCGACCACCCTCCCATGATTGCGTGGTTCATCCGCTTCGGCACGGCTATTTTCGGCGACACCAATCTGGGCGTACGTTTCGCCGGCATCCTGGCGATGCTGGCAACGCAACTCCTGCTCGCCGATATCGTCCGCCGCGTGACGCATGATTTCCGCGCCATCGCGCTTGTCGTGCTGATGCCGGAAGCCGCGCTCTATTACGGGCTGCTGATGGCCAAGGTCTCGCCCGACGTGGCGCTGATCCCGTTCGCGGTCGCGATGCTGTGGGCGCTGGTGCGGCTTGCCGAGAGCGGCGATGGCCGCTGGTGGCTCGCCGCCGGCGTTTTTGCCGGACTTTCACTGCTGTCCAAATTTACCGCGATGCTGTGGCTGCCGGCGGTCGCGGCCTTCATGCTGGTGCCTTCATGGCGCCGGCGCTGGCTGTCCAGCCCATATCCCTGGGCGGCGGCGCTGATTGCGGTGGCCGTGTTTTCGCCGGTCCTGATCTGGAATGCCGGGCATGACTGGGCGTCGTTCCGGTTCCAGTTCGTGCGCGCCTTCGCAGCGCATGAATTGTCGCTGCGCACCGTCGGCGATTTCATCGGCCTGCAATTCGGGCTGGTCGGTATCATCCTGATGCCGGTGGTGCTGTCGGGCGCGAGCATGATGGCGTGGCGCGGTTATCGCCGGGACGATGCGGTCGCCATCCTGCTGTCGACCGCCGTGCTCCTTCCCTTCCTTTATTTCCTCTGGAAATCGCTGACATTGCGGGTCGGCGATACCTGGCCGATGTTCATGTGGCCGGCCGGATTTGCCGCAGCCGCCATCAACATCGCGCTGCTGCCGCGGCAAGGCTATCCGGCATGGCTGGTGAGATCGGCGATCCCCTGGGCCAGGGCGGCTATCGTTTCCGGCATCATCTTCGTGGTGGCGGTCTTTCTCTATTATGTCGTCACCCCCTGGAATTTCCTCGGCAAGGTCGACCCGATCGGCGGCGAGGCGGGCTACGAGCAGGTCGCGGACCGGGCGCAGGCCGAGTTGCAGAAGACCGGCGCGACCTGGATCGCCACCACCGACTACCGGACCTATGCCATGCTGCGCTGGTTCTTCAACGGCCGCGTGCCGGTGATCCAGATCAACGAGCGCGGCCGCTTCATGGGCTTTGGCGACCCCGGCATGAATCTGATCAGGGGCCATGCCGGGCTCTATGTCGGCCGCGTACCCGACGACAGGAGCCCGCTCTGGGAGGACATTCCGGCGCACAGGGAGCCGCTGGAGCGCGTCGACCGCAACTGGCGCGGCATCGTGATGGACAGCTACGCCTTGGAGAAGCTGACCGGCTGGACACCCGAACTTTCGCCGCCACCGGACTCGCCGCTGTATCGCTGGCGCGTGCTGGCGGGCGAGGTCCACCTGCCATGGCGCGTTGCGGCCCTGGCGAACAGCGACGTCATGTCGCTCTCGTTCGAGGGCTCGCCTCGCGTTTCCGAATAA
- the trhA gene encoding PAQR family membrane homeostasis protein TrhA, producing the protein MTIFQLKQLASTSVHAAAGAMRWNYDRAELIADGVVHGIGVFGGVVAATVLIVLTAIYATGLEVAVVSVYAAGLLAMLVLSATYNLWPVSRAKWVLRRFDHSAIYMLIAATYTPFIAQMKDSIFAIALLIGVWCVAIVGIVIKLVFPGRFDRLAVGLYLAMGWSGFMVYDPGVASLPTLTLWFIAAGGLLYSFGVIFHAWQRLRFQNAIWHSFVLLGAACHYTAVLDLVLN; encoded by the coding sequence ATGACCATTTTCCAACTGAAGCAACTCGCCTCGACCTCCGTCCATGCGGCGGCCGGCGCCATGCGCTGGAATTACGATCGGGCCGAACTGATCGCCGACGGCGTCGTGCACGGCATCGGCGTGTTCGGCGGCGTGGTCGCGGCGACGGTGCTGATCGTGCTCACCGCGATCTATGCCACTGGCCTCGAAGTCGCCGTGGTCTCGGTTTATGCCGCCGGCCTGCTCGCCATGCTGGTGCTGTCGGCAACCTATAATCTGTGGCCGGTGTCGCGCGCCAAATGGGTGCTGCGCCGCTTCGATCATTCGGCGATCTACATGCTGATCGCGGCGACCTATACGCCCTTCATCGCCCAGATGAAGGACAGTATCTTCGCGATCGCGCTTCTGATCGGCGTATGGTGCGTGGCGATTGTCGGCATCGTGATCAAGCTGGTGTTCCCGGGCCGCTTCGACCGGCTCGCGGTCGGCCTCTATCTGGCGATGGGCTGGAGCGGCTTCATGGTCTACGACCCCGGTGTGGCGTCGCTGCCGACACTGACGCTGTGGTTCATCGCCGCGGGCGGGCTGCTCTACAGTTTCGGCGTGATCTTTCACGCCTGGCAGCGGTTGCGTTTCCAGAACGCGATCTGGCATTCCTTCGTGCTGCTGGGCGCAGCCTGCCATTACACCGCCGTGCTCGATCTCGTCCTGAACTAA
- a CDS encoding SDR family oxidoreductase, with amino-acid sequence MQVAGKVVVVTGGANGIGRALCEAFHRAGAAKVIVADLDIHGARAVAAAVDGAAFKCDVAQEKDILHVIEETERQFGPIALFCSNAGIGGGFDPLSENAGGHSDEPFMRSWAIHVMAHVYAARHLIPRMKVRGGGYFLNTISAAGLLSQVGSPAYSTTKHAAVGFAENLAISHKADGIKVSILCPQGVDTNMLRSIPKGPQSGDGDLTPEQVAQDALKGIEQETFVILPHPQVLNYMRKKTENYDRWIAGMAKIQARMREDFGK; translated from the coding sequence ATGCAGGTGGCGGGCAAAGTCGTGGTTGTCACCGGCGGCGCCAATGGCATCGGCAGGGCACTGTGCGAGGCGTTTCATCGCGCCGGCGCGGCCAAGGTGATCGTCGCCGATCTCGATATCCATGGCGCCAGGGCCGTTGCGGCCGCGGTCGACGGCGCGGCGTTCAAATGCGATGTCGCGCAGGAAAAGGACATCCTCCACGTCATCGAGGAGACCGAACGGCAGTTCGGCCCGATCGCGCTGTTCTGCTCCAATGCCGGCATCGGCGGCGGTTTTGACCCCTTGTCGGAGAATGCCGGCGGTCACTCCGACGAGCCGTTCATGAGGAGCTGGGCGATCCATGTGATGGCCCACGTCTACGCCGCGCGGCACCTGATCCCGCGCATGAAGGTGCGCGGCGGCGGCTACTTCCTCAACACCATTTCCGCCGCCGGACTGCTGTCGCAGGTCGGCAGCCCGGCCTATTCCACCACCAAGCACGCCGCGGTGGGATTTGCGGAGAATCTGGCGATCTCGCACAAGGCCGATGGCATCAAGGTGTCGATCCTGTGCCCGCAGGGCGTCGATACCAACATGCTGCGCTCGATCCCGAAAGGTCCGCAATCCGGCGATGGCGATCTGACGCCGGAGCAGGTGGCACAGGACGCGCTCAAAGGCATCGAGCAGGAAACCTTCGTCATCCTGCCGCATCCGCAGGTGCTGAACTACATGCGCAAGAAAACCGAAAATTACGACCGCTGGATCGCCGGCATGGCGAAGATCCAGGCCAGGATGCGCGAAGATTTCGGGAAGTGA
- a CDS encoding YcjX family protein codes for MAPRFSEIVEEARLSARALLDYGDGFFNPTVRLGVTGLSRAGKTVFITALIHGLTRGGRFPVFEPFASGRIAQARLAPQPDDAVPRFAYENHVRTLIEERRWPSSTVDISELRLVMDYQRQNGADRTLTLDIVDYPGEWLLDLPLLNKSYEQWSRESLGLSRERPRALLAAQWHAHLATLSAEAQEDEQAALTQARLFTDYLRACRDERFAMSLLPPGRFLMPGNLAGSPALTFAPLDLPNDGTAPEGSLWAMMVRRYEAYKDVVVRPFFRDHFARLDRQVVLVDALSAFNSGPEALHDLEGALAGILDCFRIGRSTFLSSLFRPRIDRILFAATKADHLHHSSHDRLEAVLRRTVAGAVARAEDTGALIDVVALAAVRATREATVTRGRDKLPSILGTPTPGETAGGEAFDGTSEVATFPGDLPADPERLFAGEDAFRGLSSASAEKSDFRFLRFRPPQLEDVNGESPTLPHIRLDRALQFLIGDRLQ; via the coding sequence ATGGCCCCCCGTTTTTCCGAAATCGTCGAGGAAGCACGCCTGTCGGCGCGGGCCTTGCTGGACTACGGCGACGGTTTCTTCAATCCGACGGTGCGACTCGGCGTCACCGGGCTTTCACGGGCCGGCAAGACGGTCTTCATTACCGCGCTGATCCACGGCCTCACCCGTGGCGGCCGGTTTCCCGTTTTCGAACCTTTTGCCAGCGGGCGGATCGCGCAAGCGCGGCTGGCGCCGCAGCCCGACGACGCGGTGCCGCGCTTTGCATACGAGAACCACGTCCGCACCCTGATCGAGGAGCGGCGCTGGCCGAGCTCCACGGTCGACATCAGCGAGTTGCGACTGGTTATGGACTACCAGCGGCAAAATGGCGCGGACCGCACGCTGACGCTCGATATCGTCGACTATCCCGGCGAATGGCTGCTCGACCTGCCGCTGCTCAACAAGAGCTACGAACAATGGTCGCGCGAAAGCCTCGGCCTGTCGCGGGAGCGACCCCGCGCGCTGCTCGCGGCGCAATGGCACGCGCATCTTGCGACGCTGAGCGCGGAGGCACAGGAAGACGAGCAGGCCGCGCTGACGCAAGCGCGGCTGTTCACCGATTATCTGCGCGCCTGCCGCGACGAACGCTTTGCCATGAGCCTGCTGCCGCCCGGCCGCTTCCTGATGCCGGGCAATCTTGCGGGCTCGCCGGCGCTGACCTTTGCGCCGCTGGATTTGCCGAACGACGGCACCGCACCGGAAGGCTCGCTGTGGGCGATGATGGTCCGCCGTTACGAGGCCTATAAGGACGTGGTGGTGCGACCGTTCTTTCGCGATCATTTTGCCCGGCTGGACCGCCAGGTGGTTCTGGTCGACGCGCTCTCCGCGTTCAACTCGGGACCGGAAGCGCTGCACGATCTCGAGGGGGCGCTGGCCGGAATCCTCGATTGCTTCAGGATCGGCCGCAGCACCTTCTTGAGCAGCCTGTTCCGGCCACGGATCGACCGCATCCTGTTTGCCGCGACCAAGGCCGACCACCTGCACCATTCCAGCCACGATCGGCTGGAAGCAGTGTTGCGGCGGACCGTGGCCGGCGCCGTGGCACGCGCGGAGGATACCGGTGCCCTGATCGATGTGGTGGCGCTGGCCGCGGTGCGCGCCACGCGCGAGGCCACCGTCACGCGCGGGCGCGACAAGCTGCCCTCGATCCTGGGAACCCCCACCCCCGGCGAGACCGCGGGCGGCGAGGCCTTCGACGGCACTAGCGAGGTCGCGACCTTTCCGGGCGACCTGCCCGCCGACCCCGAACGGCTCTTTGCCGGCGAAGATGCGTTTCGCGGACTCTCCAGCGCGAGCGCCGAGAAGAGCGACTTCCGCTTTCTGCGTTTCCGGCCGCCGCAGCTGGAAGATGTGAACGGAGAAAGCCCGACCCTGCCTCATATCCGCCTCGACCGCGCCCTCCAGTTCCTGATCGGAGACAGACTGCAATGA
- a CDS encoding YcjF family protein, with protein sequence MSERPRKPQTFKLGDPGVIVMDADETGRPSRGTVRITPESDPALLPVPVEAPLLPARRGFPWGTVFWSAVGGLVLLGLGLSVTHLIEDLFARSEGLGFLGLGFASAAALALAIVVAREALGLARLATIEKLHLRAAEVLVSDDRAESRGIVQDLIKLAHQNPHLARARAALQGHAGDIIDGADMIRLAERELMTPLDQEARRLVSSAAQRVSIVTAVSPRALVDVLFVFVASLRLIRQLALLYGGRPGALGMFRLLRHVVAHVAITGGMAASDSLIQQVLGHGIAAKLSQRLGEGVLNGLLTARLGLAAIDVTRPLPFTALPRPVLADLAKDLLRKRDGED encoded by the coding sequence ATGAGCGAGCGCCCCCGCAAGCCCCAGACCTTCAAGCTCGGCGATCCCGGCGTGATCGTGATGGATGCGGATGAAACCGGCCGCCCCTCGCGCGGCACGGTCCGCATCACGCCGGAAAGCGACCCCGCGCTGCTGCCGGTCCCGGTCGAAGCGCCGCTGCTCCCGGCGCGGCGCGGCTTTCCCTGGGGAACGGTGTTCTGGAGCGCGGTCGGCGGACTGGTCCTGCTCGGTCTCGGTCTCAGCGTTACCCATTTGATCGAAGACCTGTTCGCGCGCAGCGAGGGGCTCGGCTTTCTCGGTCTCGGCTTTGCGTCCGCCGCCGCGCTGGCCTTGGCCATTGTGGTCGCGCGCGAAGCGCTCGGGCTGGCGCGGCTTGCGACCATCGAAAAACTGCATCTGCGCGCCGCGGAGGTGCTCGTCAGCGACGACCGCGCCGAAAGCCGCGGCATCGTGCAGGACCTGATCAAACTTGCGCACCAGAACCCGCATCTGGCGCGGGCCCGGGCCGCGCTGCAGGGCCATGCCGGCGACATCATCGACGGCGCCGATATGATCCGGCTGGCCGAGCGCGAGTTGATGACGCCGCTGGACCAGGAGGCGCGCCGGCTGGTGTCGTCGGCCGCGCAACGGGTTTCGATCGTCACCGCGGTCAGTCCCCGCGCGCTGGTCGACGTGCTCTTTGTCTTCGTGGCCTCGCTGCGTCTGATCCGGCAACTGGCGCTGCTCTATGGCGGGCGACCCGGCGCGCTCGGCATGTTCAGGCTGCTGCGTCATGTCGTCGCCCACGTCGCCATCACCGGCGGCATGGCGGCCAGCGACAGCCTGATCCAGCAGGTGCTCGGCCATGGCATCGCGGCAAAGCTGTCGCAGCGGCTCGGCGAAGGCGTGCTCAACGGGCTTTTGACCGCGCGGCTCGGACTTGCCGCCATCGACGTCACCCGCCCGCTGCCATTCACCGCCCTGCCGCGGCCGGTGCTCGCCGACCTCGCCAAGGACCTGCTGCGCAAGCGCGACGGCGAGGACTAG
- a CDS encoding MarR family winged helix-turn-helix transcriptional regulator, whose translation MPAAELALIDDIRAASRQMVRELGFMEATVAATDYPPSAVHTILEIGARGPMTSVQLADILHLEKSSVSRMVRKLVECGELKEASDADDARIKPLSLTPKGRRTLAALHDFGRRQVAGALAGLTEKERQIVRDGLGIYAKALKAGRDAETELAKVS comes from the coding sequence ATGCCTGCCGCGGAACTGGCCCTCATCGACGACATTCGTGCCGCGTCCCGGCAGATGGTTCGCGAACTCGGCTTCATGGAGGCGACGGTGGCCGCGACGGATTACCCGCCGTCAGCGGTCCATACCATCCTGGAAATTGGCGCCCGCGGGCCGATGACCTCGGTTCAATTGGCTGACATCCTGCATCTGGAGAAGTCGAGCGTCAGCCGCATGGTGCGCAAGCTGGTCGAGTGCGGCGAACTGAAGGAGGCGTCCGACGCGGACGATGCGCGGATCAAGCCTTTATCGCTGACGCCGAAGGGGCGGCGTACGCTGGCCGCCCTTCACGATTTCGGCCGTCGGCAGGTGGCCGGCGCGCTCGCGGGGCTGACCGAGAAAGAACGGCAGATCGTGCGCGATGGACTTGGCATTTACGCGAAAGCGTTGAAGGCAGGCCGCGATGCGGAGACCGAATTGGCGAAAGTAAGCTAA
- a CDS encoding SDR family NAD(P)-dependent oxidoreductase yields the protein MSEPIAADAPLHAIASRMKRKVCLVTGGGSGIGRAAAIKMADEGAAAVVIAGRREAEIESTAAECRTLGAEALAIKADVTREDDVERLVRAAVERYGGLDAAFNNAGFQERRAPLEQQGSAVYDEVFDANVRSIFLCLRHQLPVMFSRGEGRIVVNASVSGIRNPNAGLSLYSASKAAAISLTRSAAMEAAPRGVRINAIAPGRVVTDMMLRSGVGDMSAVAAGLPLRRMGKTDEVAEAVVWLLSDAASYVVGHVLAADGGFLAS from the coding sequence ATGAGCGAGCCGATTGCGGCCGATGCGCCTCTGCACGCGATAGCGAGCCGGATGAAGCGAAAAGTCTGTCTGGTGACCGGCGGCGGCAGCGGCATCGGCCGGGCTGCCGCAATCAAGATGGCCGACGAGGGCGCGGCGGCGGTCGTCATCGCGGGCAGGCGCGAGGCGGAGATCGAATCCACGGCGGCCGAGTGCCGAACCTTGGGGGCGGAGGCGCTCGCGATCAAGGCCGACGTTACCCGGGAGGATGACGTCGAGCGTCTCGTCCGCGCCGCGGTCGAGCGTTACGGCGGGCTCGACGCCGCGTTTAACAATGCCGGCTTCCAGGAACGGCGCGCGCCCCTCGAACAACAGGGCAGCGCCGTTTATGACGAGGTATTCGACGCCAATGTGCGTTCCATCTTCCTCTGCCTTCGCCATCAACTGCCGGTGATGTTTTCGCGCGGCGAGGGCAGGATTGTCGTCAATGCGTCGGTCAGCGGCATCCGGAATCCGAACGCCGGCCTGTCGCTCTACTCCGCCTCCAAGGCGGCGGCGATCTCGCTGACGCGGTCGGCGGCGATGGAGGCCGCGCCGCGCGGCGTGAGGATCAACGCCATCGCACCGGGCCGTGTCGTCACCGACATGATGCTGCGCTCCGGCGTGGGCGACATGTCCGCCGTCGCGGCGGGCCTGCCGCTGCGACGGATGGGAAAAACTGACGAAGTCGCCGAAGCCGTGGTCTGGCTGCTCTCAGACGCGGCGTCCTATGTGGTCGGTCATGTCCTTGCCGCGGACGGCGGTTTTTTGGCTTCGTGA
- a CDS encoding cold-shock protein, with protein MAKGTVKWFNPTKGFGFIQPNTGGKDVFVHISAVEKAGLSTLNEGQTVEYEEVANRGKTSAENLKV; from the coding sequence ATGGCTAAAGGTACTGTGAAGTGGTTCAACCCGACCAAGGGCTTCGGTTTCATCCAGCCCAACACGGGTGGCAAGGACGTTTTCGTTCATATTTCGGCGGTCGAGAAAGCCGGCCTTTCGACCCTCAACGAGGGACAGACGGTGGAGTACGAAGAGGTTGCCAATCGCGGCAAGACCTCGGCCGAAAACCTCAAGGTTTGA